In the Alphaproteobacteria bacterium genome, CCCTGCATGTCCTTTCCCAAGGCCTCGACTGCACTTAACCGCTTCACCGTGCTGGATCTCACCCGCGTCCGCGCCGGCCCGACCTGCGTGCGCCAGCTCGCCGACTGGGGCGCGAACTGCATCAAGATCGAGATGCCGGACCACATGAGCGAGGGCGAGGGGCTTGGCGGTCCACGCGAAGGTTCCGACTTCCAGAACCTGCATCGCAACAAGCGCTCGATCACGCTGAACCTGAAATCGCCCGAGGGCGTCGCGGTGCTCAAGAAGATGGCCGCCAAGGCCGACGTCGTGGTGGAGAATTTCCGCCCCGACGTGAAGAAGCGCCTCGGCATCGACTACGAGGCGCTCTCGGCGGTCAATCCGCGGCTCATCTACGCGAGCATCTCGGGCTTCGGCCAGGACGGCCCTTACGCGAACCGGCCGGGCTTCGACCAGATCGCGCAAGGCATGGGCGGGCTGATGTCGATCACCGGCTTGCCGGGGCAGGGCCCAGTGCGCGTCGGCATTCCGGTCGCGGATCTGTGCGCCGGTCTGTTCGCCGCCATGGGCATCCTGACGGCGCTGCTCGAGCGCGAGCAGTCCGGCAAGGGGCAGGCGATCGATACCTCGCTGCTGCAGGCGCAGATCTTCATGCTCGACTTCCAGGCGACGCGCTGGCTCACCGGCCACGAGGTGCCGCCGCAGGCCGGCAACAATCACCCGACCTCGATCCCGACCGGCGTGTTCAAGACCTCGGACGGCTACATCAACATCGCGGCGGCCGGACAGAAGATGTGGGAGCGCGTCTGCGAGACGCTCGGCATTGCGCAGTACATCAGCCATGCGGACTACGCGACCGGCGCACTGCGCTCCAAGAACCGCGATGCGGTGAATGCGCTGATGGAAAAGGAGACCGTGAAGAACACCAGCGCCTATTGGGTCGACGCTTTCAACAAGGCAGGTGTGCCCTCCGGGCCGATCTATTCGGTCGATCAGACCTTCGCGGACGCGCAGGTGAAGCACCTCGCCATTGCGAAGGACGTCCGCACGCAGGACCAGAAGACGATCACGCTGGTCGGCCAGCCGGTGCGGCTGTCGCGCACGCCGAGCGCGATCGTGGCGCCGCCCCCGCTGCTCGGCGAGCATACCGACGAGATCCTGGCCGAATTCGGCTTCGGCAAGGAGGAGATCGGAAAGCTGCATGCCGAGAAGGTGCTCTAGGGTTATTATCGCCGGAAACGGAAAGTGAGACGCACATGAACGAGATGGCCAAGACCGACAAGGTGCTGCA is a window encoding:
- a CDS encoding CoA transferase; its protein translation is MSFPKASTALNRFTVLDLTRVRAGPTCVRQLADWGANCIKIEMPDHMSEGEGLGGPREGSDFQNLHRNKRSITLNLKSPEGVAVLKKMAAKADVVVENFRPDVKKRLGIDYEALSAVNPRLIYASISGFGQDGPYANRPGFDQIAQGMGGLMSITGLPGQGPVRVGIPVADLCAGLFAAMGILTALLEREQSGKGQAIDTSLLQAQIFMLDFQATRWLTGHEVPPQAGNNHPTSIPTGVFKTSDGYINIAAAGQKMWERVCETLGIAQYISHADYATGALRSKNRDAVNALMEKETVKNTSAYWVDAFNKAGVPSGPIYSVDQTFADAQVKHLAIAKDVRTQDQKTITLVGQPVRLSRTPSAIVAPPPLLGEHTDEILAEFGFGKEEIGKLHAEKVL